TCATAGACACAACAGAACACACCATTAGAATGGCGCCGGCTTTTACCTCCAGTCTGACTGCAGGTGCAAAAATTAGAAcagaattttttgtttttctatacCTCAGATATTAGTCTGTGACATTGGTTCCGTAGACACAACACATTTGTGCCCTTGTCCTGTACTGCATCAGGAACTCGGATGAATGACGCGGAGATTGAATACACGTTGCTTCCATCATTATAGATCCTTTGCTTGAGaattcaaaaagtaaaaaaaaaatcccaaaaagttacaaaaaggaaaaaaaatttagCACAGCCACATGTTTTGCCCTTACACATTTTATGTCGCTCTCTCTCAGTTCTTGTTTTCTTCAGCTGCAGATGAAATTCATGGACGGGTAAGAAAGGCGATGAGACAGGGGGATTGTGGGTATTTAGGCAGaaccaggagccaggaggaaccaGACCATAATCCCCCGGGAGGCTGCTTTAATTCTGGTCCTCTCCTACCAATTCCTTTAACTGCCTGTTCCtcctccacaaaaaaaattgacatttaaTGCCGCAATGGGGAGGGGTAAAATAAGTGCGCAGTTTTTATCCATCAGATACTTTGAAGTCTGAGCGGTTAATGCAGAAAAATATCCATCCGAAAGTAAAAAGCAATGGAAAAAAACACTGTAGGCGGCATATTAAGAGACAGTAGGCCTTTCTGaatattttgttatattatttgtttttttttgtagtgcTCTACACAAGTGGAAAAAGGAAGGGTTcagtttttgtatttttcatgaatttttgttttttcatgtgtctttttgtatttttttttgtattttttttaaagaagggtTGTATTTAGAGGCCAGTAGTTAGAATTCCAACCAGTAGAATTCAGGTATATCTACCAGGCCTTAAGGCCACCATCTGAGGGAGACTGgataaaatatatatgcaggtTATAtatcttgatatatatatatatagatatatatattcaccCACTCTCCGGAAATGTAATGTACCAGCAGGCAATAAAGTTCTTCATGTAGTACAAAatgtcaaaaaaagaaaaaaataaccctaaaaataaaaagaaaactcttAAATTCTAGTGCCAtagcttttgttttttttgttttgtttttttttgttcgtaAGAATTGGATGGTATTTATCCGTCTGAAACGTGCATTCTCATGTGGTCGTTAAATTGCTCGATTTggtcaaacttagccgggcacacTGAGCAAACGTACGTTGTGCCCTCAGAGCATACTGTGGTTGCGCCGTTGGGTGGCCCAGGGCGAGGGACTAGAACTGGACTAGGTGTTGGAGCAGCGGTAGGGGGTGCAGCCAGTGATGGGGCCGGTGCTAAGGCAGAGACCAAAATTGGAGCTGGAACTAAGGCTGGAGTTGGAGCCAAAACTGGAGCAGATGCCAAGACCGGAGTAGGAGGCAAGACCGGTGCTggaggcatgctgggagctggagGCAATCCTTGTCCTGGGGTGGTGGCAGGAGCTTGAACTGATCCTGGAGCTGAGTTTGAAGGTGGAACGGGTACTGGGATGCTGGCAGTGCCGTTGGTGGCGCTGTGAAGAGCCACGTGCCTCTCCAGCAGCGTCTTGTGAGAGAACTTCTTTTTGCAGATGTAGCACTCGTAAGATTTCTCTCCGCGGTGCAAGCGCATGTGCACGTTGAGGGAGCTCTTTTGGGTGAAGCGCTTGTTGCAGATGCTGCACTGGTACGCTCTCACGCCGGTGTGCGTCACCATGTGTTTGATTAGGTAATCCTTTAAAGAAAAAGATCTCCAGCAGATGCTACACTGGTGCGGCTTCTCTCCTTTTGTAGACagaaaacagaaaaacaaagaaaacacGTGGTCAGTGAAAACCTCTCACAACCAGATGATGGTTTGTAGATGTGAACACAGATGTTAAATATTTCACATTCTGGACATATACCACGCCTTAGAAACGGCACACGGGGGAGAAACCAGGAATGTTGCTGTAAGGTGGGTGACTTCCGAAAGCACATGGAAAAtctcaacaacaacaacaacaacattaCTCTGCTCATGCCGGACACTGGGACTTCCTGCCTAATTAGATATTTATGGCCACTGTtatagggaatgtgtcatcagaaaatgtttaaatcatgtttctaggttaaatttatttttattttttggtgatgtTCTTTTTCATTTTCCTTGTCAACATCTAAGCCTAATAATAATTGAAACtaattggtctgtacagatcactttgctGTAGTTATCCACCTATCATTACAGTCAGGAGGACAATGAcggatatcacctctgtgtatagagaaCATGgaatcctccattcacaataggtgattgtcaaagcttatctacttCCTCCTGACCtcggcacaggtcacagagcatgcccagaaaactcttccatagaagtcaacgAGGTCAGCTCCTCTATGGCCgatgtggctgccgtaaagcagaTCTCTAAATGCTGTGAAGAAcagttcaagcaagatggctgcccctataatcattttcagcaaatagaattaaaaaatgtccaatttaaaaataaaagattAGAAAAACGGATATTTGTCGCTAACTAGTTTTAActgcccaaaaaaacaaaaaaaaacaaaaaaaacttggtgacacattccctttgagaAAGCTAAAAAGTTGTCCCTATCCCGGATAGTGAGACCTAAAATGACATCTAATTAAGTGGCAATGGACAGAAAGGTTTTACAGTAATCTGCATGTGGCATAATTACGAATCCTacgatttagggctcatgcacatgaacttattttttgtccatgtccgttccgttttttgcggccggtgtggaaccattcatttcaatggggccgcaaaaaatggaaatgactctgtgtgcattctgtatccgTGTGTCTGCAAGTCtgttccccaaaaaatagaacatgttttattgttgtgcgttttgcggacaaggacaggcattgttacaatggatccacaaaaaaaagagaTGTAACAAGGACGTCACACGGatctcatccgttttttttgcagaccagtaaatacatacggtcgtgtggatgAGCACTTAGGCCCTTAGACggtgtaaacttagactagacagcCTAAAGATGCCCCGCAGCACATATTGCTCCAAAATTCTGTTGCATTTGGTTAGTAAATCTACCCCAATGTGTGTCAGACTGAAGGTCTTCATTTGTGCCATAAGGGTAGGGCCACATTGGCATAATGAGGGTTGGACCCTCTGAGTTCAGTCCAATGAGGATGAAGGTGAGGTGGCTCACTTAGTTGGCCAGAACAAAAATTTGATGGGATGATTCTTGATGGGATGATGGGACGGCCATGTTTTCAAAATGAAGGATGTCACATTGTGAGCTATCAGAGGAGGCTTCATTGTGGTTGCAGGTAAGCTGGCCCTTTTTTTTAGTGTAATAAGAGGTCAACAATCCAGTGAATGGTGGATAGGGTGAATAATAGTGGATGGTGGATAAATAGTGGGTGGAGAAGGCCGACCTTGTTTGGGCTGGGGTTTGTTGTTGGGTAGTGCTATCTGGAGAAATGAGAGATGATTTTCATCAAGTGAAACATGGTGGGAATGTCACTATTTGTACTGGGCTTCTGGAAAAAGATTTAGGTAAGTGGACCTCAATGGAGTATAGATGGATTAATGTCACCAGTTTAGAGTGGTTTAGATTTTGGTGGAGGTCTTCAGTCAATGAACCTATGCTAAGGTGACCCTCTGTGGTTTATTTATGGATAGTCAATGTAATAGAAGGCTGGTAGGATGGATGACTGAGGTACTTAAAGATTTGGGCTTTGAAGGTGCAATGAAATTTGGTAAAGTGTGCCTTATCAATGCAATAACAGATGATGATAAAATGGCCAAATTCAATAAAATTAGAAAGGGGTCTTCCTGTTGCAGTGTTCTTAGGTTTGTAGAAGGCTGGATGGTTGGGACATTGCGTACAAAGGTGGAAGACACAACAGTTGACACAATATGACTAAAGGTCCACGTACCTGTATGTACAAACATGTGCTTCACGTAATTCTGTTTGGCGGTGAACGTTTTGTTGCAGAGGGTGCACTCGTAAGGCTTTTTTTCTCCTTGGCTGTTGCCTGTGCTGTGTCCACCTTGGGGTGGTTGGTTTTGAATTTGGGAAGGAAATGAAGACAAACTAGCTTGGGGAACCGTCACAAACTGAGTTTGCTGAGCAGCCAGAGGTTGTGGCAGACTAAAGAGGAAAGGCTTTGGACCAGTCCCCGCTGCCTGCGTAGTGAAGAGGGTCGGAAGATAGGTATTGCCAGCTGTTCCAATGACCTGGGTATTACTGGTCAGGGTTAGTGGCATTCTCAGGTTGCTGGTGAGTGTTTCTGTCTGACGTAAGTAGAGTTGAGTGGTTGGCAAAGCTTGCGCAATTGACTGGGAGACAGAAGTCTGTAGGACCCCCTTTTCGGTGCTATTGCTAACACTGAGCACTGTGCTGTCCATGTCAACTGTATTGCTCCTCTCAGGGGAGGAAGAGCTGGTATCTAAGTGCTGTTGGTTCTGGTTTTCTACGCATTCGGTGGACAAGTTATTTGACTCTGCTTGGGAAGGATCTTGCTGCCCATCTCTTACGAGGCCAGGCATGAACTGTTGCTCCATGGAGTCCGGCTCTGTGCCGATCGATGAACTTACTCCAGAGTCAAAACTCTCCCCTTTGGGTTCGCTTTCTGTGCCTTCGGCTTGATCGGTGTCTTCAGTGCACTCTTCAGACTCATTGCGTTCTAGGGCCTGTGACCTCTGTTGTCCATAGTAGTCATAGTCATCGTCCACCTCttgttttatttgtatatttCCCATCATTGTCTGAATACGTACAGGACGTGGTTGCTTCCGGCAGTGGGTGGTTTCTGGTGTATTGGTTAGAAACCTCTCCATCCGCTGAGATCgctgatgtatgcgtgttatccAGCTAGGTTCCTCCATATGATGCTGTCTAGGTAGCCCTAAGGCAGTCTCGTGGTGGCTCACCAGAGCTCCGCTATAAAAGGAACGTTCCCCACTGCCATTTTGCATGGAACATGTATATAAGGCAGAGTAGATCCTGTCTACACTGTGCTGACGGTGGTTcctcatgaagccagattctgtgtcgCTGCTCTGCCCAGAGGTACCCGATTCTGGAGTGCCCCTGGGTGTCTCTTGGCCAGAGTCCTGTATTAGAGGGTACACCCCACCTACATTTTGTGAAACAATTCTCGTGCATTCATCAATGACGGTTTTTATCTGTAGGATGCTTGCGGCAGTCAGGATCTGAAGGGCCTCAGACTGGGAGACCCGTAGTACCCCACTGTACATGAAGTCAATGAGCTTCTGCACTGCATGGACAGACACCACTGATGGGATTTCGATGTCACTGTACCCTAGCAGCAGTTTGTCCTGGAAGAATGGGCTGCCAGCGGCCAGCACGCAGCGGTGGGCCCGCAGCATGCTTCCGTGGATTCGCACCGTCACGTCACAAAAGTGGCCACGGTTGCGCTGCTCGTTAAGCGTCTCGAGCACAGAATTGCTGAAGTTGTGAAGGTTGATACTATGAATGCGCTCTGTCATCCCCTTGCAACAGATGTCACCTACGAGCAAGACAAGAAGCAATAATCAGTCATACAAGAACTAAACACGTGATACTGCAAATACTTCTACCCTAGAAACGTGGAACCAGCCATGGCTGGACACCTGACATCAAGGAAACCCATTCTGCAATAACCCAGGCATATAGTTATATAGGTACAGCTggcataagttatacatcttctatatagtgatatggagcatgctggtataacctgggcatctcctgtatataattatatatgtacagctggtataagttatacatcttcttgtatatagtgatatggaccatgcgggtataacctgggtatctcctgtatatagttatataggtacagctggcataagttatacatcttctatatagtgatatggaccatgctggtataacctgggcatctcctgtatataattatatatgtacagctggtataagttatacatcttcttgtatatagtgatatggaccatgctggtataacctgggcatccctgtatataattatatatgtacagctggtataagttatacatcttcttgtatatagtgatatggagcatgctggtataacctgggcatctcctgtatataattatatatgtacagctggtataagttatacatcttcttgtatatagtgatatggaccatgcgggtataacctgggtatctcctgtatataattatacatgtacagctggtataacctgggcatctcctgtatataattatatatgtacagctggtataagttatacatcttcttgtatatagtgatatggagcatgctggtataacctgggcatctcctgtatacagttatatatgtaccgctggtataacctgggcatctcctgtatataattatatatgtacagctggtataagttatacatcttcttgtatatagtgatatggaccatgcgggtataacctgggtatctcctgtatataattatatatgtacagctggtataagttatacatcttcttgtatatagtgatatggagcatgctggtataacctgggcatctcctgtatataattatacatgtacagctggtataagttatacatcttcttgtatatagtgatatggaccatgcgggtataacctgggcatctcctgtatataattatataagtacagctggtataacctgggtatctcctgtatataattatatatgtacagctggtataagttatacatcttcttgtatatagtgatatggagcatgcgggtataacctgggcatctcctgtatataattatatatgtacagctggtataagttatacatcttcttgtatatagtgatatggagcatgcgggtataacctgggtatctcctgtatataattatatatgtacagctggtataagttatacatcttcttgtatatagtgatatggagcatgctggtataacctgggcatctcctgtatataattatatatgtacagctggtataagttatacatctccttgtatatagtgatatggaccatgctggtataacctgggtatctcctgtatataatgatatatgtacagctggtataacctgggcatctcctgtatataatgatatatgtacagctggtataacctgggcatctcctgtatataattatatatgtacagctggtataacctgggtatctcctgtatataattacatatgtacagctggtataagttatacatcttcttgtatacagtgatatggaccatgctggtataacctgggcatctcctgtatataattacatatgtacagctggtataagttatacatcttcttgtatacagtgatatggagcatgctggtataacctgggcatctcctgtatataattatatatgtacagctggtataagttatacatctccttgtatacagtgatatggaccatgctggtataacctgggcatctcctgtatataattatatatgtacagctggtataagttatacaggTGAAACCTAAAAATTTTTAATATCGcccaaagttcatttatttcagcaatgcaacttaaaaggtgaaactgacACATGaaatagactcattacaggcaaagcgagatatttcaagcctttatttgttataatttggatgattatggcttacagcttatgaaaccccaaagtcttaatcttgaggtcccctttgctcaggggatatggattaattagctgactagagtgcgacactttgagcctagagtattgaaccttttcacaaaattaattaattttaagctgcattaatgcaattccttttaatttgcattactgaaataaatggacttttgcacgatattcaaatttttcgagtttcacctgtatatcttcttgtatatagtatgccggtataacctgggtatccacTGCTATACAATTAGTAAATGGAGGGAGGGGAGTTTAAACAGCTATCCAACTCAGGGTTTGACAAGCTACACCAGGAACACATTTCTAACACATTCGCCACAAGGGGGCAGCAGAGTagtttaaaacattttttgatcGAGCGTTTTTGCAATTCAGGAGATGCATAACCTGGAGTGAATGGAAAGAGACACAAATAACTTCCTAAACACATTAACGTGAATAGATCTGGAGCAATGTTCCTCATTTTAAAAAAAGGTTCAATTAATAAATATGCTAAATTCGCAGCACACTCATCCTCATCTACATAATTATGATGCATTAAATTATCACCACATTAGCAGTCATTCTACACCAGAGGAGGTGTGTGAAGTCTGTTTACAGCTCATCTGAGGGCTCACGAGGAGGTCATCGACAAGACATTGCGCACACAGTGTGTCCGGCATATTACCGCGGATGGTGTGCATCTTCCTGTCACTGACCTCTCAAAGAAGCCACCAATGTAATGTACATAATAGCCACTAAGGTCCTGCCTCGCCCTTACAACTCCCCTTATTTAGTGGTACTATTACCCTGTGGTCAACTCGCTTCCCTCTGTCTACCTTACACATAGAGATTGACAGgaaattagattgtaagctcatgTTGCTATTGTGAGGCTGGCATATTGAACACCAGTCATGTTAAT
This is a stretch of genomic DNA from Bufo gargarizans isolate SCDJY-AF-19 chromosome 3, ASM1485885v1, whole genome shotgun sequence. It encodes these proteins:
- the ZBTB20 gene encoding zinc finger and BTB domain-containing protein 20 — encoded protein: MTERIHSINLHNFSNSVLETLNEQRNRGHFCDVTVRIHGSMLRAHRCVLAAGSPFFQDKLLLGYSDIEIPSVVSVHAVQKLIDFMYSGVLRVSQSEALQILTAASILQIKTVIDECTRIVSQNVGGVYPLIQDSGQETPRGTPESGTSGQSSDTESGFMRNHRQHSVDRIYSALYTCSMQNGSGERSFYSGALVSHHETALGLPRQHHMEEPSWITRIHQRSQRMERFLTNTPETTHCRKQPRPVRIQTMMGNIQIKQEVDDDYDYYGQQRSQALERNESEECTEDTDQAEGTESEPKGESFDSGVSSSIGTEPDSMEQQFMPGLVRDGQQDPSQAESNNLSTECVENQNQQHLDTSSSSPERSNTVDMDSTVLSVSNSTEKGVLQTSVSQSIAQALPTTQLYLRQTETLTSNLRMPLTLTSNTQVIGTAGNTYLPTLFTTQAAGTGPKPFLFSLPQPLAAQQTQFVTVPQASLSSFPSQIQNQPPQGGHSTGNSQGEKKPYECTLCNKTFTAKQNYVKHMFVHTGEKPHQCSICWRSFSLKDYLIKHMVTHTGVRAYQCSICNKRFTQKSSLNVHMRLHRGEKSYECYICKKKFSHKTLLERHVALHSATNGTASIPVPVPPSNSAPGSVQAPATTPGQGLPPAPSMPPAPVLPPTPVLASAPVLAPTPALVPAPILVSALAPAPSLAAPPTAAPTPSPVLVPRPGPPNGATTVCSEGTTYVCSVCPAKFDQIEQFNDHMRMHVSDG